The Nostoc cf. commune SO-36 genomic sequence AGGCTGAACGCGATCGCTTATTCCAGTTAGAGCAAGCAGCCAGAGCAGAAGCAGAACGCGCCAATCGGATCAAAGATGAGTTTCTTGCCATTCTCTCCCACGAATTGCGATCGCCTCTCAACCCGATTCTCGGCTGGACAAAACTGCTGCAAACCCGCAAATTCAATGAAACCAAAACAGCCGAAGCCTTAGCCATCATCGAACGCAACGCGAAATTGCAAACTCAACTGATTGATGACTTGCTCGATGTGGCCAAAATTCTGCGGGGTAAACTCAGCATCAATGCCGCTCCTGTAAATCTGGCATTTGTGATTGAATCTGCAATTGACACAGTAAGTACAACGGCTGTTGCTAAATCAATTCTGTTGCATCCGGTACTGCGAATATTGGGACAAGTCTCTGGAGATTCTAACCGCCTTGCAACAGATCGTTTGGAATTTACTTTCCAACGCTATCAAGTTTACTCCCAAAGGGGGACGGGTAGAAATTCGATTAGAGCGAGTTGGGGATCAGGCACAAATTATCGTCAGTGACACTGGCAAAGGTATTAACCCTGACTTTCTCCCCTATATGTTTGAATCATTTCGTCAGGAAGATGTTTCAGTTACTCGCAAGTTTGGCGGATTAGGATTAGGGTTAGCGATCGTCCGCCAGTTGGTTGAGGCTCACGGGGGGGCTATCACAGCTAATAGTCCTGGCGAAGGGTTGGGGGCTACTTTTACAGTCCAGTTGCACTGCTGAATGTTCAATCGGAAATCAAGCAGACAAATGAGTTGTCACAACAAGCACTCAAACTCACGGGGATTCGAGTTCTTACAGTTGATGATGATGCCGATGCCCGTGAGCTATTAACAGTATTACTTACTGAATACGGAGCTACAGTCTTGACTGTTACTTCTGCGGCAGAAGTTTTAGCAAACCTAGAGTCCTTTCAACCCGATGTCTTAGTGAGTGATATTGGAATGCCCGAAGTTGATGGTTATACTCTGATCCAACAAATCCGCGCTTTAACTGCTGAAAAAGGCGGACAGATTCCCGCGATCGCTTTGACTGCTTATGCCAGAGTTGATGATTACGAGCAAGCCATTACCTGTGGCTATCAACGGCACGTTACCAAGCCCCTTAATCCAGAAGAGTTAGTTCAAGCTGTGGTGGCACTGGCACACAATAGACTTCTTGCATAAGTCGGGGAAAGGGGAAATTAAAAACCCTTAACCCTTACCCTTCCCCAAAACCAAACTTTGAGTTCAAAATGCAAAACCCCAGTAGTACTGGAACAGTCTTACTACCTCTCTACATTGTTTTTTGATGCTACGTCTCTGTAGACATCGCTCAATTTTAAACATTAGTTGTCAAAATTTGAACGTTTGTTGCTAATGTTCTTCCATATATAAGAAAGGCTTAAGTATTTGCTGCAAATGTATACTTAGTTGCTGCAAATGCTTAATACTTTGCAACAAATGCTCTTCCATGTATAAGAAAGGCTTAAGTATTTGCAGCAAATGTATAATTAATTGCTGCAAATGCTTAATGCTTTGCAGCTAATGCTCTTCCATGTATAAGAAACGTTTAAGCATTTGTAACAATCATTGTAATGAACTTATAAATCTATTTATTACCGGAAATTTAACTAAGACTTACGCACTCAGATCCCCCAACCCCATTAAAAAAAGGGCTTTAGAGGATGTTTGAAAAGTACTATTGTCGGTATCAAAAATTTTAGATCCCCCTAAATCCCCCTTAAAAAGGGGGACTTTGACTCCGGTTCCCCCCTTTTTTAAGGCTACCGTGTACACACAAGTCGAAAAAAGCTCGATTTTTCCATTCTTCTCTTGTTCTCATGTTCTGCATAGGAATGGCTTACCAGAGGCTAAAGATTGAGTCAGAGGCTCAATGAATGTATTCCCAGGCTTTGCTTGAGAACGAAGTACCTACAAGCGGAAAATCTAGTACTATGGGAGCAAAGCCTTCCCGGACGATGAGCTTAAAATAGGAAAGCGGTAAACTCAAAAGATAAGAAAATAGCAACTCCTCTTGCTATCAGTTAAGCTCAACTTTCGCTTCCCAATACTTGGGAAATTATATGCTACAGCTTGTATTGATTGTGTTTGTTGTTCTTTTAGGTTCAGCGCTTTGTTCTAGTGTAGAAACGGCCCTGTTCTCTGTTTCGACCCTAAGAGTCAGACAATTAGCACAATCAAATAACCGTTCAGTAGTAACACTTTTAGCGATTCGTGAAAACATGAATCGACCTATTGCGGCTATTGTAATCCTCAACAATACTTTCAATATCATTGGCAGTATTCTCACAGGTAGTGTTGCTACTCAAGTATTAGGAGATCAATGGCTTGGTGTATTTTCAGGAGTATTAACATTCTTGATTATCATCTTTGGTGAAATCATCCCCAAGACAATTGGAGAACGTTATTCTGAGCAAATTGCCATACTTGCGGCTTTACCTGTGGCTGGACTTGCTATTGCTTTCACTCCCTTAGTTTGGGTTCTAGAGAATGTTACTGCACCTTTTTCTAAAGGGCAAAAACGACCGACCACCAATGAGGCTGAAATAAAGCTGTTGGCGAAGATTGGGCATCAAGAGGGAATTATCGAAAGTGAGGAAGCAGAAATGATTCAGCGGGTGTTCAGATTAAATGATGTGACTGCATCTGATTTAATGACACCCCGAATCATGCTGACATATATCTACGGAGATATGACTCTTACTGAAGCGAAAGCCAACATTATTGCGTCCCAACACAACCGAATTATTGTAATAGATGGATCTCTTGATGAAGTCATTGGATATGCTTTAAAACAGAATTTACTGACAGCGATGGTTGAAGGAAGTAACAATCAAAAAATTGCTAGTCTGACTCGAAAAGTGAACTTTGTCCCTGAGATAATTAGGGCAGATAAACTGTTGAAAAACTTCATAGAAGCTCGTGAACATCTTGCAGTAGTGGTGGACGAATATGGAAGCATCGCTGGTGTTATCACTTTGGAAGATGTGCTTGAGGTGATAACTGGTGAAATTGTAGATGAAACTGATAGAACTGTTGACTTGCAAGAAATTGCCCGCAAGAAGCGAGAAAAAATGTTGCAGTCTATGAATGTTAACAATTAACCTTATAGCGGTTCTCGACAGGCGTGGGCTAGGGGGGATCTAGGCTTCATCTAGATTTGTAGGGGCGCAAGACCTTGCACCCCTACTACATCATGTTT encodes the following:
- a CDS encoding sensor histidine kinase, encoding MQQIVWNLLSNAIKFTPKGGRVEIRLERVGDQAQIIVSDTGKGINPDFLPYMFESFRQEDVSVTRKFGGLGLGLAIVRQLVEAHGGAITANSPGEGLGATFTVQLHC
- a CDS encoding response regulator, with protein sequence MSQQALKLTGIRVLTVDDDADARELLTVLLTEYGATVLTVTSAAEVLANLESFQPDVLVSDIGMPEVDGYTLIQQIRALTAEKGGQIPAIALTAYARVDDYEQAITCGYQRHVTKPLNPEELVQAVVALAHNRLLA
- a CDS encoding hemolysin family protein, with the translated sequence MLQLVLIVFVVLLGSALCSSVETALFSVSTLRVRQLAQSNNRSVVTLLAIRENMNRPIAAIVILNNTFNIIGSILTGSVATQVLGDQWLGVFSGVLTFLIIIFGEIIPKTIGERYSEQIAILAALPVAGLAIAFTPLVWVLENVTAPFSKGQKRPTTNEAEIKLLAKIGHQEGIIESEEAEMIQRVFRLNDVTASDLMTPRIMLTYIYGDMTLTEAKANIIASQHNRIIVIDGSLDEVIGYALKQNLLTAMVEGSNNQKIASLTRKVNFVPEIIRADKLLKNFIEAREHLAVVVDEYGSIAGVITLEDVLEVITGEIVDETDRTVDLQEIARKKREKMLQSMNVNN